The following are from one region of the Mus caroli chromosome 13, CAROLI_EIJ_v1.1, whole genome shotgun sequence genome:
- the LOC110308678 gene encoding putative vomeronasal receptor-like protein 4 translates to MMVLDPVKGTVFLCLTGLGTVGNSLVFVSYMHMFQSTEQKPIHLILAHLTLTNIIMLLSKGMPKTIEAFNFGNYLNDTSCKAVVYLARVSRGLSICTSSLLTVVQAITISPRHSMWQRLNLKTPQHILFSLLCLWILNSLISMNLLSYIKNVSSLNITQFKKKGNYCYFLPESWITRWIFLTLMVLRDAVFQGAMGGASGYMIFLLHKHHQQVLYLQNSKLLYRTPPELRAAQSVLLLMLCFLFFYWADCFISLFFTFSIENHSTVLYVPEFLTLGYAVLSPFMLIHRDEQVIKCFHTQ, encoded by the coding sequence GATGGTTTTGGACCCTGTCAAGGGCACAGTCTTCCTCTGTCTCACTGGACTTGGCACCGTTGGGAACAGCTTAGTTTTTGTGAGTTATATGCACATGTTCCAAAGCACTGAGCAGAAACCCATACACCTCATTCTTGCTCACTTGACACTTACAAATATCATAATGCTTCTTTCAAAAGGGATGCCGAAGACAATAGAAGCATTTAATTTTGGAAACTACTTAAATGACACCAGTTGTAAAGCTGTTGTTTACCTGGCAAGAGTGTCCCGGGGCCTCTCTATCTGCACCAGTAGTCTCCTCACTGTGGTCCAGGCCATCACCATCAGTCCCAGACACTCAATGTGGCAGAGGCTCAACCTAAAGACCCCACAGCACATTCTTTTCTCGCTGCTCTGCCTGTGGATACTCAATTCCTTGATCAGCATGAACTTACTATCTTACATTAAAAATGTCAGTAGTCTGAACATAACACAGTTTAAGAAAAAAGGCAATTATTGCTATTTTCTGCCTGAAAGCTGGATAACAAGATGGATTTTTCTCACCCTCATGGTGCTGAGAGATGCAGTGTTTCAGGGTGCCATGGGAGGGGCCAGTGGCTACATGATATTTCTTCTCCACAAGCATCACCAGCAAGTTCTCTACCTTCAGAACTCCAAACTTCTCTACAGAACTCCCCCTGAGCTGAGAGCTGCTCAAAGTGTCCTCCTTCTgatgttgtgttttcttttcttttattgggcagattgttttatttctttattctttactttCTCCATAGAGAATCATTCTACAGTACTATATGTTCCAGAGTTCCTAACCCTTGGTTATGCAGTTCTCAGCCCCTTCATGCTGATTCATAGAGATGAACAAgtgattaaatgttttcatacTCAGTAA